DNA from Metabacillus flavus:
GAATAACATCCTCGCCTTTAGAAAGAACCCATGCGATCGCAAGCTGTGCCACATTTGCTTGTTTTTCTTCCGCAATTTCACGCAGTTTTTCTACAAGAGCCAGGTTCTTGTCCAGATTTTCTCCCATAAAGCGCGGAGCAAAAGAACGGAAATCTGGAGCGCCTTGACGATCCTTGGACCACTTGCCGCTCAGCAATCCCCGGGATAAAACACCGTAAGCAGACAGGCTGATTCCAAGCTCCCTTAAAGTCGGGAGGATTTCTTTTTCAATTCCTCGGCTGAATAAAGAGTATTCAATTTGAAGCCAGCTGATGGGATGAACCTTGTGAGCGCGGCGAATCGTTTCAGCGTTCGCTTCAGAAAGTCCGATGTGCTTCACATAGCCCGCTTTTACCATATCTGCAATAGCCCCGACTGTTTCCTCAATCGGTACACTTGGATCAACGCGTGCCGGCTGATATAGATCAATGTAATTTGTACCAAGCTTTTGAAGGGTGTGTGCCAGATTATTCTTGATTACTTCCGGCCGGTTATTCATTCCGATCCAACCACCATCTGGTGACCTCAGTACCCCCGTTTTCACTGCGATGAATGCATTCTCCCGCTTTTTCCCCTCTAAGGCTTCACGGAGCAAAAGCTCATTGTGGCCGGTTCCGTAGAAGTCCCCTGTATCCATAAGCGTTATTCCTTTTTCTAATGCTTCATGAATCGTCGCAATGCTCTCGTTTCTGTCCGCTGCACCATAAAGATCAGACATGCCCATTAACCCTAAACCGATAGCAGAGACGGAAGATTTTCCAATTTTTCTGTTTTCCACTCTAAAAAACCTCCAATGTATTTGATAGGCTCATCATACCATGACGAAAATCAATAAACAAGTGACAAATTTTAATATCTGTCATTTGAGGATATGAAGTAGAATCAAATCCCTTGTTCTTCTCGCTCGGGCGTCAGTTTGGTTTTAAGGGGACAAGGCATTAAATGCCGCTGATCAAAAAAAGATTCATCATCGAGTTGTTGAAAATGACGGTCATTTTTCATTTCTAAGCCCGTTTCCAGAAGCCATGTCCCATCCATCCTTTCCTCCCTTACAAGATCCGTCCGGATTTAGCCGAGAGAGTTTCCAATATGAATTAAATGAAGAGGTAACAGATTTTCTGCTGCGTCACACATGAATACGGGGGCAAACCAAAAAACAGAAGAATGGACATAAAAAAAGCAAACCAAGACGGGATGGTCCCATTTTGGTCTGCTCTGCTGACAGGTAATGAACAGGTATGAACTTGTTTAGAGCTCGTCGAAAATATCGTTCAATTTGAGCTGTTTAGAAAGGTTTGACTATCTATGATTATCAATTTTCCCAAAAGTTGTTCCAAAAAGCGCATTTCGGACTGGATCAGATGACAAAAACTCATGAGGGAATCCAAGCTCAATCCGGCTTGCCTGATCTAAGCGCTGAAGCTGTTCGGATGACAGACTGAATTCGGCGGCTCCGAGATTATCGATTATCTGGGACTCTTTTCTGGCTCCAATAAGAGGGATGTTGACGCCTGGCTGCTGTCGTACCCAATTTATTGCAACCTGAGCAGGATTCTTTTCGAGCTCCTCTGCAATTTTGACCACTTCAGCCGCAATTTTACTATTCACTTCATTCAATCGTTTACTTTGGGGTGTTAAGCGTTTCTGGTCTTCATTTGCAAGACCGCTCAGGTATTTTCCTGTTAATGCCCCGCCTGCAATCGGTGCCCATGCGGTTATCCCAATATCCAGAGCGCGCGCCATTGGCAGCAAGTCTCGTTCTGGTTCGCGCTGAAGCAAGCTGTATTCTACCTGCAAACCAATAAATGGTGTCCATCCGCGCAGCATCGCGAGCGTATTTGCCTGGGAAACTATCCATGCTGGTGTGTCTGAAATACCGATATACAAAACCTTGCCTGCCCGGACCAAATCATCCAAAGCACGCATGACTTCTTCGACAGGGGTCGTAAAATCCCATGCATGCAGCCATAAAAGATCAATATAATCCGTGTTTAGTCTCTTTAAGCTTCCTTCGACGGTTTGAACAAGATTCTTGCGATGGTTTCCTCCGCCATTAGGATCGTTCGGACGGGTTGTGAGTGAGTATTTGGTCGCGATAACATATTGCTCCCGGTTTCCCTGGATAAATTCTCCGATGAACGTTTCACTTGCTCCGTTTGTATAATTGCAGGCCGTATCAATAAAATTTCCGCCTGCTTCTGTAAAACGATTGAAAATCTTTCGGCTTTCTTCTTTCGATGCCCCGAATCCCCAATCCTCACCGAATGTCATCGTTCCGAGAGCAAGCTCTGACACTCTTAAACCGCTGTTTCCAAGTAATTTGTATCTCATAATAGTCTCCTTTATGATAAATTTTTAACTGCTGCTTCATCTGTTTTAGGCAGCATCCCCGGTCTGATCAGGCTCATGCTGACATCCCAAAGCTGCTTTGCTGCTTCCTTATCATTTGCTTCTCCGATTGTTTTCTCAGGCTTGCAGTTGGAAAAGAACAGCCCGCTGACTCCTTTTACTTCCGGAGAAGCTGCAAGGTAAACCGGCGTTCTCGACCCTTTTTCTGTTTTAGCAGACAGAAGTCCGAAAATGGTCCGGAGAATCCAAGGCAGCTGATGCATAATATTGGTTTTAATGATTCCGGGATGAAGGCTGTTCACTGTAATAGGCCTTCCTTCCAGCTTTTTCGAAAGCTCTTTCGTAAATAGGATTAAGCCAAGCTTCGTAGGGCCTACCGCTTTATAGAATCGATAGTTTTTCTTGACCATTAAATCGTCAAAATTCATCTTGATT
Protein-coding regions in this window:
- a CDS encoding aldo/keto reductase, whose protein sequence is MRYKLLGNSGLRVSELALGTMTFGEDWGFGASKEESRKIFNRFTEAGGNFIDTACNYTNGASETFIGEFIQGNREQYVIATKYSLTTRPNDPNGGGNHRKNLVQTVEGSLKRLNTDYIDLLWLHAWDFTTPVEEVMRALDDLVRAGKVLYIGISDTPAWIVSQANTLAMLRGWTPFIGLQVEYSLLQREPERDLLPMARALDIGITAWAPIAGGALTGKYLSGLANEDQKRLTPQSKRLNEVNSKIAAEVVKIAEELEKNPAQVAINWVRQQPGVNIPLIGARKESQIIDNLGAAEFSLSSEQLQRLDQASRIELGFPHEFLSSDPVRNALFGTTFGKIDNHR
- a CDS encoding aldo/keto reductase codes for the protein MENRKIGKSSVSAIGLGLMGMSDLYGAADRNESIATIHEALEKGITLMDTGDFYGTGHNELLLREALEGKKRENAFIAVKTGVLRSPDGGWIGMNNRPEVIKNNLAHTLQKLGTNYIDLYQPARVDPSVPIEETVGAIADMVKAGYVKHIGLSEANAETIRRAHKVHPISWLQIEYSLFSRGIEKEILPTLRELGISLSAYGVLSRGLLSGKWSKDRQGAPDFRSFAPRFMGENLDKNLALVEKLREIAEEKQANVAQLAIAWVLSKGEDVIPLIGARKCSQLQDAFGALNLELTEADLARIEEAVPAEAVAGTRYAAEQMSMLGVE
- a CDS encoding SDR family oxidoreductase: MEKKICLITGGNSGIGKATALELANMGATVVILCRSKERGEEAVKDIIAQSGNEKVHLLVADLSSQRMVRKAADEFKQKFDKLDVLINNAAVFLPDRSETEDGIETTFAVNYLSHFLLTHLLLDSLEASGEGRIINVASKHNGIKMNFDDLMVKKNYRFYKAVGPTKLGLILFTKELSKKLEGRPITVNSLHPGIIKTNIMHQLPWILRTIFGLLSAKTEKGSRTPVYLAASPEVKGVSGLFFSNCKPEKTIGEANDKEAAKQLWDVSMSLIRPGMLPKTDEAAVKNLS